In Myxococcales bacterium, the following proteins share a genomic window:
- a CDS encoding iron-containing alcohol dehydrogenase → MLSDNVFEIRPGVRTHFGCGSVERLARACEARYAQLAIALGVAAPGVSDAENAIRATNEVERLSMRLGTARTATALGVVRERVPTRVEDAMADFALSGTPRFPDANDVLALYEAAL, encoded by the coding sequence ATGCTGAGCGATAACGTGTTCGAAATTCGCCCGGGTGTGCGGACACACTTCGGCTGCGGCAGCGTCGAGCGTCTGGCGCGCGCCTGTGAGGCGCGCTACGCCCAGCTCGCGATCGCGCTGGGGGTGGCGGCACCCGGCGTCAGCGACGCCGAGAACGCCATCCGAGCCACCAACGAGGTCGAGCGACTGTCGATGCGGCTCGGTACGGCCCGAACCGCCACCGCGCTCGGCGTGGTCCGCGAGCGGGTGCCCACGCGGGTCGAAGACGCGATGGCTGACTTCGCGCTGTCGGGGACGCCGCGCTTCCCGGATGCGAACGACGTCTTGGCCCTGTACGAGGCTGCGCTGTGA
- a CDS encoding alpha/beta fold hydrolase: MTAPQRLSVESGAHSIYAEVWGSAGPTLILGHGFGGSARNFRPQARALARENRVVLFDARGHARSSAPRDAEAYQPECFVADVLAVLDRVGAARAIVGGLSMGAGVALRFAISHPERVSGLVLSAFPRAVEEPAHVPWALGFADAIEKHGIESAGAELIWRRFDDKTADLIRRGFIEHSPHGLVNTLRELIAVQPGPASMPELPGLAIPTLVVVGSLDSASLAPCRVLAERIPGAEWVEIAGGGHIINLSHGAEYNGALRGFLSRIARPAGAAGSPSGPPDERAVR; this comes from the coding sequence GTGACGGCGCCGCAGCGCCTCAGCGTCGAGTCCGGTGCGCACTCGATCTACGCCGAGGTCTGGGGGAGCGCGGGTCCCACGCTGATCCTGGGACACGGTTTCGGGGGGAGCGCGCGCAACTTTCGCCCCCAAGCCCGCGCCCTCGCGAGGGAAAATCGCGTCGTTTTGTTCGACGCGCGCGGGCACGCTCGCAGCTCGGCCCCGCGGGACGCCGAGGCTTACCAACCCGAGTGTTTTGTCGCAGACGTCCTGGCCGTGCTCGACCGAGTCGGCGCAGCGCGGGCCATCGTTGGAGGTCTCAGCATGGGGGCGGGCGTCGCCCTCCGGTTCGCCATCTCACATCCCGAGCGGGTCTCGGGTCTCGTGCTGTCGGCGTTTCCGCGGGCCGTGGAAGAGCCGGCGCACGTGCCCTGGGCCCTCGGCTTCGCGGACGCGATCGAGAAGCATGGCATCGAGTCGGCGGGCGCCGAGTTGATCTGGCGGCGCTTCGACGACAAGACCGCCGATCTGATCCGGCGCGGGTTCATCGAGCACTCGCCGCACGGGTTGGTCAACACGCTGCGAGAGCTGATCGCCGTGCAGCCGGGACCGGCCTCGATGCCAGAGTTGCCGGGCCTGGCCATTCCGACGTTGGTCGTCGTCGGCTCCCTCGACAGCGCGTCCCTCGCTCCCTGTCGGGTGCTCGCCGAGCGCATTCCGGGCGCGGAGTGGGTCGAGATCGCAGGGGGGGGGCACATCATCAACCTCAGCCACGGCGCCGAATACAACGGCGCTCTTCGGGGTTTCCTCTCACGAATTGCCCGGCCTGCCGGGGCCGCAGGGTCCCCATCTGGCCCTCCTGACGAGCGGGCGGTACGATGA
- a CDS encoding tetratricopeptide repeat protein, with the protein MVRLPKLALAVTAGALFLGSPVAARAADDAAKADAARKFKAGEKAFKRHEYAAAARAFEEAYTIAPHPAALFNAATAYQKAGQLTRAANLCARYLRDAPEDDSRREKANGLIGELIPKLGRIQVMDHGAKNVEIDGKALESELTYVDPGDHLVSGEFGDRTVQRKLTIVAGSVVKVAIDPPKHKASGLEEEGVPDEPAPKPDVERDAGSDKGMGPTLFYVGLGLTAVLGGVSAWSGLDTNSARKDYDANPTPDGLDDGRAKQRRTNLLIGTTAVVGVSTVVVGVFFTNWKGRKQPASAPEDTALVLGPGFVGARGRF; encoded by the coding sequence GTGGTCCGCCTTCCCAAGCTAGCGCTCGCCGTTACTGCCGGCGCCCTCTTCTTGGGCAGTCCCGTCGCCGCGCGGGCGGCGGACGACGCTGCGAAGGCGGATGCGGCTCGTAAGTTCAAGGCCGGAGAGAAGGCCTTCAAGCGCCACGAGTATGCGGCCGCGGCCCGGGCCTTCGAGGAGGCCTACACGATCGCGCCGCATCCGGCCGCGCTGTTCAACGCTGCGACCGCGTATCAAAAGGCAGGGCAGCTGACCCGGGCGGCCAACCTCTGCGCGCGTTATCTCCGCGACGCCCCTGAAGACGACTCCCGGCGCGAAAAAGCCAACGGCTTGATCGGCGAGTTGATCCCCAAGCTCGGGCGCATCCAGGTGATGGATCACGGGGCCAAGAACGTCGAGATCGACGGCAAGGCGTTGGAATCGGAGCTGACCTACGTCGACCCTGGCGATCACCTGGTGAGCGGTGAGTTCGGCGATCGCACCGTGCAGCGCAAGCTGACGATCGTCGCCGGCAGTGTGGTCAAGGTCGCGATCGATCCGCCCAAACACAAGGCCAGCGGACTGGAAGAGGAGGGCGTGCCCGATGAGCCTGCGCCCAAACCGGATGTCGAACGCGACGCCGGCAGTGACAAGGGCATGGGTCCGACGTTGTTCTACGTCGGGCTGGGGCTCACCGCGGTGCTCGGCGGAGTGTCGGCGTGGAGCGGTCTCGACACCAACTCCGCCCGGAAGGACTACGACGCGAACCCAACCCCGGACGGCCTGGACGATGGCCGCGCCAAACAACGCCGGACCAACTTGCTGATCGGCACGACGGCCGTGGTCGGGGTCAGTACGGTCGTCGTCGGCGTATTTTTCACCAACTGGAAAGGGCGCAAGCAGCCGGCCTCGGCCCCGGAAGACACGGCGCTCGTCTTGGGCCCCGGCTTTGTCGGCGCGCGGGGCCGCTTCTGA